A region from the Thauera humireducens genome encodes:
- the rpsP gene encoding 30S ribosomal protein S16 produces the protein MVVIRLARGGAKKRPFFNIVAADSRNRRDGRFIERVGYYNPVASGAEKGLVVNAERLAYWQQNGAQLSPTVARLAKQAAKAAA, from the coding sequence ATGGTCGTCATTCGCCTTGCCCGTGGTGGCGCCAAAAAGCGCCCGTTCTTCAACATCGTTGCCGCCGACTCGCGTAATCGTCGCGACGGCCGCTTCATCGAGCGCGTTGGCTACTACAACCCGGTCGCTTCCGGCGCCGAGAAGGGTCTGGTCGTGAACGCCGAGCGTCTGGCCTACTGGCAGCAGAACGGCGCCCAGCTGTCGCCGACCGTTGCCCGTCTGGCCAAGCAGGCCGCCAAGGCGGCTGCCTGA
- the rimM gene encoding ribosome maturation factor RimM (Essential for efficient processing of 16S rRNA) gives MIVLGRIVAPFGVQGWLKIHPFGDDPTSWRKMPQWWLCADDNAPAEQWKPYTLKTCRAHGKGLVAALGEVEDRNAAEAVDGWYIGAPREALPTTAEDEFYWGDLVGLDVVNEAGEPLGSVKGLLSTGAHDVLQVSEGETERLIPFVAAYVLDVDLAARRIRVAWGKDW, from the coding sequence ATGATCGTACTGGGGCGCATTGTCGCCCCTTTTGGCGTTCAGGGCTGGCTCAAGATCCACCCCTTCGGCGATGACCCGACGTCGTGGCGCAAGATGCCCCAATGGTGGCTGTGCGCCGACGACAACGCCCCTGCCGAGCAGTGGAAACCCTACACGCTCAAGACGTGCAGGGCGCACGGCAAGGGACTGGTCGCCGCCCTTGGCGAGGTGGAGGACCGCAACGCGGCCGAGGCCGTCGACGGCTGGTACATCGGCGCACCGCGCGAAGCCTTGCCGACGACCGCCGAGGATGAGTTCTACTGGGGCGACCTCGTCGGTCTCGACGTTGTCAACGAGGCCGGAGAGCCCCTGGGATCAGTCAAGGGGCTGCTCTCGACCGGCGCGCACGATGTGCTGCAGGTCAGCGAGGGCGAAACCGAGCGCCTGATCCCTTTCGTCGCGGCCTACGTGCTCGACGTCGATCTTGCCGCACGACGCATCCGCGTCGCCTGGGGCAAGGACTGGTAA
- the trmD gene encoding tRNA (guanosine(37)-N1)-methyltransferase TrmD, whose amino-acid sequence MFAALTGSGITRRAMDRGLYALGFHNPRDFTHDPHRTVDDRPYGGGPGMVMLAEPLMQSIAAARAAQQAATGSTGRVIYLSPQGRRLDQAAVLELAAQPGLVLLCGRYEGIDQRVIDRAVDEEVSLGDFVLSGGELPAMVLLDAIVRQLPGALNTADSALEDSFADGLLDCPHYTRPEVYEDERVPDVLLSGNHAAIRRWRLKQSLGRTWLRRPDLLAARQLSKTELKLLEEFRQEQAGAEGGSIA is encoded by the coding sequence ATGTTCGCAGCCCTGACGGGTAGCGGCATCACGCGCAGGGCGATGGATCGCGGGCTGTATGCACTGGGTTTCCACAACCCGCGCGACTTTACCCACGATCCGCACCGCACGGTGGACGACCGCCCCTATGGCGGCGGCCCTGGCATGGTGATGCTGGCGGAGCCGCTGATGCAGTCGATAGCCGCGGCACGTGCCGCGCAGCAGGCTGCGACGGGATCGACAGGCAGGGTGATCTACCTGTCGCCGCAGGGTCGCAGGCTTGACCAGGCGGCAGTGCTCGAACTGGCCGCACAGCCGGGCCTGGTCCTGTTGTGTGGACGCTACGAAGGTATCGACCAGCGCGTCATCGACCGCGCGGTCGATGAAGAAGTGTCGCTCGGCGACTTCGTGTTGTCCGGCGGCGAGCTGCCGGCCATGGTGCTGCTCGATGCGATCGTGCGGCAACTGCCCGGCGCATTGAACACGGCGGATTCGGCGCTGGAAGACTCCTTCGCCGACGGTCTGCTGGACTGTCCGCATTACACGCGGCCAGAGGTGTATGAAGACGAACGGGTGCCCGACGTGCTGTTATCGGGCAACCACGCGGCGATCCGCCGCTGGCGGCTGAAGCAGTCCCTCGGCCGCACCTGGTTGCGCCGGCCCGACCTGCTGGCCGCGCGGCAACTGAGCAAGACCGAATTGAAACTGCTTGAGGAATTCAGGCAGGAGCAAGCCGGGGCCGAAGGCGGCAGCATCGCCTGA
- the rplS gene encoding 50S ribosomal protein L19, translated as MNLIQQLEQEEIARLTQGKTIPEFAPGDTVIVQVKVKEGNRERLQAYEGVVIAKRNRGLNSAFIVRKISSGEGVERTFQTYSPLVAGIEVKRRGDVRRAKLYYLRQRSGKSARIKEKLDYKAAAAKKAAQQQA; from the coding sequence ATGAACCTGATTCAGCAACTCGAACAGGAAGAAATCGCCCGCCTGACCCAGGGCAAGACCATCCCGGAATTCGCCCCCGGCGACACCGTGATCGTCCAGGTCAAGGTCAAGGAAGGCAACCGCGAGCGTCTGCAGGCGTACGAAGGCGTGGTGATCGCGAAGCGCAACCGCGGTCTGAACTCGGCCTTCATCGTCCGCAAGATTTCGTCGGGCGAAGGCGTGGAGCGTACGTTCCAGACCTACTCGCCGCTGGTGGCCGGCATCGAAGTGAAGCGCCGCGGTGACGTCCGTCGCGCCAAGCTGTACTACCTGCGCCAGCGTTCGGGCAAGTCCGCACGTATCAAGGAAAAGCTGGACTACAAGGCTGCCGCCGCCAAGAAGGCTGCCCAGCAGCAGGCTTGA
- the pssA gene encoding CDP-diacylglycerol--serine O-phosphatidyltransferase has protein sequence MAHPDRTPLLPLEKRRRGIYILPNLFTTAALFAGFYAIVQAMNQRFEVAAVAIFVAMVLDGLDGRIARLTHTQSEFGAEYDSLSDMVSFGAAPALVMYEWALQDLGKLGWIAAFIYCAGAALRLARFNTNIDVVDKRYFQGLPSPAAAALIAGMVWVGIDNGFSGNELRGYACALTIFAGVSMVSNVLFWSGKSINLRKSVPFIVVIALVLVFALVSSYPPGILFGLFLIYAASGYVMWLLRWKRKHDRNETGTAPQPDNTAPPAAGDDAEPPPRS, from the coding sequence GCGGCGCTGTTCGCCGGCTTCTACGCCATCGTGCAGGCCATGAACCAGCGCTTCGAGGTCGCCGCGGTCGCGATCTTCGTCGCCATGGTGCTCGACGGACTCGATGGACGGATCGCCCGTCTCACCCACACCCAGAGCGAATTCGGCGCCGAGTACGACTCGCTGTCCGACATGGTTTCCTTCGGCGCCGCCCCTGCGCTGGTCATGTACGAATGGGCGCTGCAGGATCTCGGCAAGCTCGGCTGGATCGCGGCCTTCATCTACTGCGCCGGCGCGGCTTTGCGGCTGGCGCGCTTCAACACCAACATCGACGTGGTCGACAAGCGCTATTTCCAGGGCCTCCCCAGCCCCGCTGCCGCCGCGCTGATCGCGGGCATGGTGTGGGTCGGCATCGACAACGGCTTCAGCGGTAACGAGCTGCGCGGCTACGCCTGCGCGCTGACGATCTTCGCCGGCGTATCCATGGTCAGCAACGTGTTGTTCTGGAGCGGCAAGAGCATCAACCTGCGCAAGAGCGTGCCCTTCATCGTCGTCATCGCGCTGGTGCTGGTCTTCGCGCTGGTCTCCAGCTATCCGCCGGGCATCCTGTTCGGCCTGTTCCTGATTTACGCCGCCTCCGGCTACGTGATGTGGCTGCTGCGCTGGAAACGCAAGCACGACCGGAACGAGACGGGCACCGCCCCGCAACCCGACAACACGGCACCGCCCGCAGCCGGCGACGATGCCGAGCCCCCGCCGAGGAGCTGA
- the wrbA gene encoding NAD(P)H:quinone oxidoreductase, with product MQEILVLYYSHRGSVRALAEQIAVGIHQVPGAAARVRTVPRVSTVCEAVEDEIPADGPPYVEVRDLEECAGLALGSPTRFGNMAAPMKYFLDGLAGAWVNGTLAGKPASVFSSSASLHGGQESTLLTMMVPLLHHGMLLLGIPYSEPALNATRSGGTPYGATHVAGADGAPALTAEEVELARAQGRRLAETALRLAGAR from the coding sequence ATGCAGGAAATCCTCGTCCTTTACTACAGCCATCGCGGTTCGGTTCGCGCACTGGCCGAACAGATTGCCGTCGGTATACATCAGGTGCCCGGTGCGGCGGCGCGGGTACGGACCGTGCCGCGGGTATCGACGGTGTGCGAGGCGGTGGAGGACGAGATTCCGGCCGACGGCCCGCCCTACGTCGAGGTGCGCGATCTCGAGGAGTGCGCCGGGCTGGCGCTGGGGAGTCCGACCCGCTTCGGCAACATGGCGGCGCCAATGAAGTATTTCCTCGATGGCCTGGCCGGTGCCTGGGTCAATGGCACGCTGGCGGGCAAGCCGGCGAGCGTGTTCTCGTCTTCCGCCAGTCTGCACGGCGGCCAGGAAAGCACTCTGCTGACGATGATGGTGCCGCTGCTGCACCACGGCATGCTGCTGCTCGGCATTCCCTATTCGGAGCCGGCGCTCAACGCTACGCGCAGTGGCGGCACGCCCTATGGTGCGACCCATGTCGCCGGGGCGGATGGGGCGCCCGCGCTGACCGCAGAGGAAGTCGAGCTGGCGCGCGCCCAGGGGCGTCGCCTGGCTGAAACGGCCTTGCGCCTCGCGGGAGCGCGCTGA
- a CDS encoding DUF2069 domain-containing protein has translation MSPRLLYFVACASLLALIGLCVLWEAWLAPLRPGGSWMMLKAVPLLPAVFGVLRGRRYTYQWLSMLSLLYLTEGVLRVSDPGLTATLAGIEILLSVLLFFSTMLYARNTAPSRQQKVVD, from the coding sequence ATGAGCCCGCGCCTGCTGTATTTCGTCGCCTGCGCCAGCTTGCTGGCACTGATCGGCCTGTGCGTGCTGTGGGAGGCCTGGCTGGCGCCGTTGCGGCCCGGCGGCTCGTGGATGATGCTGAAGGCGGTGCCGCTGCTGCCCGCGGTGTTCGGCGTGCTGCGCGGCAGGCGCTACACCTATCAGTGGCTCTCGATGCTGTCCCTGCTGTACCTGACTGAAGGCGTGCTGCGCGTCAGCGACCCCGGCCTGACGGCCACTCTGGCCGGCATCGAGATCCTGCTGTCGGTGCTGCTTTTCTTCAGCACCATGCTTTATGCGCGCAACACGGCGCCGTCGCGCCAGCAAAAGGTCGTGGACTAG
- the lptG gene encoding LPS export ABC transporter permease LptG has translation MMRILFRYLAREIYAASALVLVAFLGLFAFFDFINELEDVGKSGYRLFDAAVYVALTLPGRIYELFPVAVLIGTLYALATLARHSEITVMRASGMSNAMLMRMLGLIGSVLVVLTFLIGEYVAPPAENAAQQWKLTATQATVSQQLRSGLWVKDGALVINVRTMLPDRTMRDARVYEFDADYALVSISDAKRGVHDGDGNWRLLEVSRTRFLDGRTEVERLPEIGWRSELSPEVLSVLMVGPEHMPLAKLWTYIQHLRDNQQSADRFEIALWKKLIYPFAVLVMMALALPFGFIHDRMGGASARIFLGVMLGVGFHLLNGLFSNLGMINAWPPILAALTPSLIFLAAAAGMLHYVERR, from the coding sequence ATGATGCGCATCCTGTTCCGCTATCTTGCCCGTGAGATCTATGCGGCCTCGGCGCTGGTGCTGGTCGCCTTCCTGGGGCTGTTTGCCTTCTTCGATTTCATCAACGAGCTCGAGGACGTGGGCAAGAGCGGCTATCGGCTGTTCGATGCCGCGGTGTACGTCGCGCTGACCTTGCCGGGTCGTATCTACGAGTTGTTCCCGGTCGCCGTGCTGATCGGTACGCTCTATGCGCTCGCGACACTTGCACGACACTCCGAGATTACGGTCATGCGCGCATCGGGCATGTCGAATGCGATGCTGATGCGCATGCTCGGGCTGATCGGCAGCGTGCTGGTCGTGCTCACTTTCCTGATTGGCGAGTACGTCGCGCCGCCGGCCGAGAATGCCGCCCAGCAGTGGAAGCTGACCGCGACCCAGGCCACGGTGTCGCAGCAGTTGCGCTCGGGGCTGTGGGTCAAGGATGGGGCGCTGGTGATCAATGTGCGCACGATGCTTCCGGACCGCACGATGCGTGACGCGCGGGTGTACGAGTTCGATGCCGATTACGCGCTGGTGTCGATCAGCGACGCGAAGCGCGGCGTACATGACGGTGACGGTAATTGGCGTCTGCTGGAGGTTTCGCGCACCCGCTTTCTCGACGGGCGGACCGAGGTCGAACGCCTGCCCGAGATCGGCTGGCGCTCCGAACTCTCGCCCGAGGTGCTCAGTGTGCTGATGGTCGGGCCGGAGCACATGCCGCTGGCGAAGCTGTGGACCTACATCCAGCACTTGCGCGACAACCAGCAGAGTGCAGACCGCTTCGAGATCGCGTTGTGGAAGAAGCTCATCTACCCCTTCGCGGTGCTGGTGATGATGGCGCTGGCCTTGCCGTTCGGCTTCATCCATGACCGCATGGGCGGCGCGAGCGCGCGGATCTTCCTCGGCGTGATGCTGGGTGTGGGCTTCCACTTGCTCAACGGGTTGTTCTCCAACCTCGGCATGATCAACGCCTGGCCGCCCATCCTCGCCGCGCTGACGCCGAGCCTGATCTTCCTTGCGGCAGCGGCGGGCATGCTGCACTACGTCGAACGGCGCTGA
- a CDS encoding leucyl aminopeptidase has translation MEFTIKTGSPAKSKAGILVLGAFADGVLPAATAAVDAAAQGRIAHLLKRGDLEDKAGATLLLPELAGTAADRVLLVSLGKQDEFGDKAYRDALGAAAKALATTPAKDAVVALADVELDKRPLAWRLQQAARILADGAYRFDALKSGKDKKEKKERGVRKLALQVEAELTAELDTAVRQGQAIATGMALAKDLGNLPGNICTPTHLAETAEALGKQYKFDVEVLERADMEKLGMGSFLSVARGSHQPPKFIVMSYKGGKAKAKPIVLVGKGITFDTGGISLKPAAEMDEMKYDMCGAASVLGTFKAIAQMGLPLNVVGLIPTTENMPGGGATKPGDVVTSMSGQTIEVLNTDAEGRLILCDALTYAERFKPECVIDVATLTGACVVALGKIPSGLLANDDELAAEILRRGTDSGDRAWQLPLWDEYQELLKSNFADMGNIGGRYAGTITAACFLSRFTKAYKWAHLDIAGTAWVSGDAKGATGRPVPLLSEFLIGRARAD, from the coding sequence ATGGAATTTACCATAAAGACCGGTTCGCCGGCGAAGTCGAAGGCCGGCATCCTCGTGCTTGGGGCCTTTGCCGACGGCGTTCTCCCCGCCGCCACGGCCGCCGTCGATGCAGCCGCCCAGGGCCGCATCGCCCATCTGCTCAAGCGCGGCGACCTGGAGGACAAGGCCGGCGCCACGCTGTTGCTGCCCGAGCTGGCCGGCACCGCCGCAGACCGCGTGCTGCTGGTCAGCCTCGGCAAGCAGGACGAGTTCGGTGACAAGGCCTACCGCGATGCGCTCGGCGCCGCGGCCAAGGCGCTCGCCACCACGCCGGCGAAGGATGCGGTGGTCGCCCTCGCCGATGTGGAGCTGGACAAGCGCCCGCTCGCGTGGCGCCTGCAGCAGGCCGCCCGCATCCTCGCCGATGGCGCCTACCGCTTCGACGCCCTCAAGTCGGGCAAGGACAAGAAAGAGAAGAAGGAGCGCGGCGTCAGGAAGCTGGCCCTGCAGGTCGAGGCCGAGCTGACTGCCGAGCTCGACACCGCCGTGCGCCAGGGCCAGGCCATCGCGACCGGCATGGCACTGGCAAAGGACCTCGGCAACCTGCCGGGCAACATCTGCACGCCTACGCATCTGGCCGAGACCGCCGAGGCGCTCGGCAAGCAGTACAAGTTCGACGTCGAGGTGCTCGAGCGCGCGGACATGGAGAAGCTCGGCATGGGCTCCTTCCTCTCGGTGGCACGCGGCTCACATCAGCCGCCCAAGTTCATCGTCATGAGCTACAAGGGTGGCAAGGCCAAGGCGAAGCCCATCGTGCTGGTGGGCAAGGGCATCACCTTCGACACCGGCGGCATCTCGCTGAAGCCCGCCGCCGAAATGGACGAGATGAAGTACGACATGTGCGGCGCGGCCAGCGTGCTCGGTACCTTCAAGGCGATCGCGCAGATGGGCCTGCCGCTCAACGTCGTCGGCCTGATCCCGACCACCGAGAACATGCCCGGCGGCGGTGCCACCAAGCCTGGTGACGTCGTGACCTCGATGTCGGGCCAGACCATCGAGGTGCTCAACACCGACGCCGAGGGCCGGCTGATCCTGTGCGACGCGCTGACCTACGCCGAGCGCTTCAAACCGGAGTGCGTGATCGACGTCGCCACGCTGACGGGTGCCTGCGTGGTTGCGCTGGGCAAGATCCCGAGCGGCCTGCTCGCCAACGACGACGAACTCGCCGCCGAGATTCTGCGGCGCGGCACGGACTCGGGCGATCGCGCCTGGCAGCTGCCGCTGTGGGACGAATACCAGGAACTGCTCAAGAGCAACTTCGCCGACATGGGCAACATCGGCGGTCGCTACGCCGGCACCATCACCGCGGCCTGCTTCCTGTCGCGCTTCACCAAGGCCTACAAGTGGGCGCACCTGGACATCGCTGGCACTGCCTGGGTGTCGGGCGACGCCAAGGGCGCCACCGGCCGACCGGTGCCGCTGCTGTCCGAGTTCCTCATCGGCCGCGCCCGCGCCGACTGA
- a CDS encoding 2-isopropylmalate synthase translates to MKDALIIFDTTLRDGEQSPGASMTREEKLRIARQLERMRVDVIEAGFPAASPGDFDAVRSIAEAIKESAVCGLARANENDIRRAGEAIRPAARGRIHTFIATSPIHMEKKLRMTPDQVVEQAVKAIGWAREYTDDVEFSAEDAGRSEIDFLVRIFDAVIQAGAKTINVPDTVGYNVPEQYAATLRTLIERVPNSDKVVWSVHCHNDLGLAVANSLAAVRAGARQVECTINGLGERAGNASLEEIVMAVRTRADVFPVETRIDTTQIVPASKLVSQVTGYPVQPNKAIVGANAFAHESGIHQDGVLKHRETYEIMRAEDVGWGANKLVLGKHSGRNAFRARLQDLGIEIEGEEHLNHAFSRFKELADKKHEIFDEDLHALMRDETVTPETEHFRLVSSRFHSETGETPRAELTLVIGGAEHRAQAEGSGPVDAAFKAIETVASSGSELLLYSVNAITTGTDAQGEVTVRLSKNGRVMDGQGADTDIIVASAKAYLNALNKLQSSAQRLNPQV, encoded by the coding sequence ATGAAAGACGCCCTGATCATCTTCGATACCACCCTGCGCGACGGCGAACAGAGCCCCGGCGCCTCGATGACGCGCGAGGAGAAGCTGCGCATCGCCCGCCAGCTCGAGCGCATGCGGGTCGACGTCATCGAAGCGGGTTTCCCCGCAGCCTCACCCGGCGACTTCGACGCGGTCCGCTCGATCGCCGAGGCGATCAAGGAATCCGCCGTCTGTGGCCTCGCCCGCGCCAACGAAAACGACATCCGGCGCGCGGGCGAAGCCATCCGCCCCGCCGCGCGCGGCCGTATCCACACCTTCATCGCCACCAGCCCGATCCACATGGAGAAGAAGCTGCGCATGACGCCCGACCAGGTCGTCGAGCAGGCGGTCAAGGCGATCGGCTGGGCGCGCGAGTACACCGACGACGTCGAGTTCTCGGCCGAGGACGCAGGGCGCTCGGAGATCGACTTCCTGGTGCGCATCTTCGACGCGGTGATCCAGGCCGGCGCGAAGACCATCAACGTGCCCGACACCGTCGGCTACAACGTGCCGGAGCAGTACGCCGCGACGCTGCGCACGCTGATCGAGCGCGTACCGAATTCGGACAAGGTGGTCTGGTCCGTGCATTGCCACAACGACCTCGGCCTCGCCGTCGCGAACTCGCTCGCCGCGGTGCGCGCCGGCGCCCGCCAGGTCGAATGCACCATCAACGGCCTGGGCGAACGGGCGGGCAACGCCTCGCTCGAGGAGATCGTGATGGCCGTGCGCACCCGCGCCGACGTCTTCCCGGTCGAGACGCGGATCGACACCACCCAGATCGTCCCGGCGTCCAAGCTGGTGTCGCAGGTCACCGGCTACCCGGTGCAGCCGAACAAGGCCATCGTCGGCGCCAACGCCTTCGCCCACGAGTCAGGCATCCACCAGGACGGCGTGCTCAAGCACCGCGAAACCTACGAGATCATGCGTGCCGAGGACGTGGGCTGGGGCGCCAACAAGCTGGTGCTCGGCAAGCATTCGGGCCGCAACGCCTTCCGTGCCCGCCTGCAGGACCTGGGCATCGAGATCGAGGGAGAGGAGCACCTGAACCACGCCTTCTCGCGCTTCAAGGAACTCGCCGACAAGAAGCACGAGATTTTCGACGAGGATCTGCACGCGCTGATGCGCGACGAAACGGTCACGCCGGAAACCGAGCACTTCCGCCTGGTCTCCAGCCGCTTCCATTCCGAAACCGGGGAAACGCCGCGTGCCGAGCTGACGCTGGTCATCGGCGGCGCCGAGCATCGCGCCCAGGCCGAAGGCTCGGGTCCGGTCGACGCCGCCTTCAAGGCGATCGAGACCGTCGCGAGCAGCGGCAGCGAATTGCTGCTGTATTCGGTCAACGCGATCACCACCGGCACCGACGCCCAGGGCGAGGTCACCGTGCGCCTGTCCAAGAACGGGCGCGTGATGGATGGCCAGGGCGCCGACACCGACATCATCGTCGCCTCGGCCAAGGCCTACCTCAACGCCCTGAACAAGCTGCAGAGCAGCGCCCAGCGCCTGAATCCGCAAGTCTGA
- a CDS encoding YihY family inner membrane protein — MNLHALRDFFLLLAERFASTRGPQVAGSLAFTTLLALVPLITVTLTVFGNLPGMDQIGDSVRSFLLQNLLPERAGHIIATYALQFSEQAGRLTLIGIGLLVLTSLMLLGTIEQAFNHIWGVRRPRRMLTRITVGWFVLTLGPILFGASVIGTGYVISTSMTWSNHLPWIGEFTARLLPPLLLCALFGFLYYAVPNHPVRIPHAIVGALVAALVFFLMQRAFGLFIARFPSYTLIFGTFAALPIFLVWLYLSWSVILLGALITATLPAYLERRRLAAPFAGDEAWAATEILCRLARAQRHGRCVDAQALVECSALPPHRTDGILERLQEAGWVARTEEEGWVLRKAPDSIRMRDVVTRFALDLDGWRQAAPTAHAHAFARRLDRSLDAGDLSLAELLQLADRPADAQIG, encoded by the coding sequence ATGAACCTGCACGCCCTGCGCGATTTCTTCCTGCTGCTGGCCGAACGCTTCGCTTCCACCCGCGGCCCCCAGGTCGCAGGCAGCCTGGCATTCACCACCCTGCTCGCGCTGGTGCCGCTGATCACAGTCACCCTCACCGTTTTCGGCAACCTGCCCGGCATGGACCAGATCGGCGACTCGGTCCGCAGCTTCCTGCTGCAGAACCTGCTGCCTGAGCGCGCAGGCCACATCATCGCCACCTATGCCCTGCAGTTTTCAGAGCAGGCCGGACGCCTGACCCTGATCGGCATCGGCCTGCTGGTGCTGACCTCGCTGATGCTGCTCGGCACCATCGAGCAGGCCTTCAACCACATCTGGGGCGTCCGCCGTCCGCGGCGCATGCTGACGCGCATCACGGTCGGCTGGTTCGTGCTGACGCTCGGCCCGATCCTCTTCGGCGCCTCGGTCATCGGCACCGGCTACGTCATCAGCACCTCGATGACCTGGTCGAACCACCTGCCCTGGATCGGCGAATTCACCGCACGCCTGCTGCCGCCCTTGCTGCTGTGCGCACTGTTCGGCTTCCTGTACTACGCGGTGCCCAACCATCCGGTGCGAATCCCGCATGCCATCGTCGGCGCCCTGGTCGCAGCACTGGTGTTTTTCCTGATGCAGCGCGCCTTCGGCCTGTTCATCGCGCGCTTCCCCTCCTACACGCTGATCTTCGGCACCTTCGCCGCGCTGCCGATCTTCCTCGTGTGGCTCTACCTGTCGTGGTCCGTGATCCTGCTCGGCGCACTGATCACCGCCACCTTGCCCGCCTACCTCGAGCGTCGCCGGCTCGCCGCCCCCTTTGCCGGCGACGAAGCCTGGGCCGCAACCGAGATCCTGTGCCGGCTTGCACGCGCGCAGCGGCACGGACGGTGCGTGGATGCGCAAGCGCTTGTGGAGTGCAGCGCACTGCCACCCCATCGTACCGACGGCATCCTCGAGCGCCTGCAGGAGGCCGGCTGGGTCGCGCGTACCGAAGAGGAAGGCTGGGTGCTGCGTAAGGCGCCGGACTCGATCAGGATGCGGGACGTCGTGACCCGCTTCGCGCTCGACCTGGATGGCTGGCGCCAGGCTGCGCCGACGGCGCACGCCCATGCGTTCGCGCGCCGCCTCGACCGCTCGCTCGACGCGGGCGACCTGAGCCTCGCAGAACTGCTGCAGCTGGCCGATCGCCCGGCCGACGCTCAGATCGGATAG
- the lptF gene encoding LPS export ABC transporter permease LptF translates to MIFRRALQREFTQTAAAVFVALFAILISTVLIRLLGQAAGGRVPPEAVLALIGFGALAQLPTVLTLTLFIAVLVSLSRSYRDSEMVVWFAAGVPLTAWIRPVLMFAVPLVVVVGAGALYLTPWSQAKSAEYRGRLDSRDDTHRVAPGVFRESSGARRVFFVEVGAGEDGRVRNVFVSEETEAGKLVVIASAEGFMRTDEEGRRFVVLEKGRRYDGQPGTPEYRVMEFERYEVQVEQKPAVTQPSRVRALPTAVLLAQGDARSMGELLGRIGVPLSALLLALLAIPLSFVNPRAGRGNNLLIALLTYLLYSNAVSVFQSWVAQGKFGFAVGLLLPHVIVLCLLAVLFYKRLAVSPFWRTRA, encoded by the coding sequence ATGATCTTCCGCCGCGCCCTTCAGCGGGAATTTACCCAAACCGCCGCAGCGGTCTTCGTTGCACTGTTCGCGATCCTGATCTCGACCGTGCTGATCCGTCTGCTCGGCCAGGCAGCCGGCGGTCGTGTGCCGCCCGAGGCCGTGCTGGCGTTGATCGGCTTCGGTGCGCTGGCCCAGCTTCCGACCGTCCTGACGCTGACGCTCTTCATCGCCGTGCTGGTGTCGCTGTCGCGCAGCTATCGGGATTCCGAGATGGTGGTGTGGTTTGCGGCGGGCGTGCCGCTGACGGCGTGGATCCGGCCGGTGCTGATGTTCGCCGTGCCACTCGTGGTGGTGGTCGGCGCCGGGGCCCTTTACCTCACGCCCTGGTCGCAGGCCAAGAGTGCCGAATACCGCGGGCGCCTCGACAGCCGCGATGATACCCATCGTGTGGCGCCGGGCGTGTTTCGCGAATCCTCCGGCGCGCGCCGGGTGTTCTTCGTCGAAGTGGGCGCCGGTGAGGATGGGCGCGTACGCAACGTCTTCGTCAGTGAGGAAACCGAGGCGGGCAAGCTCGTCGTGATCGCTTCGGCAGAAGGCTTCATGCGCACGGACGAGGAGGGGCGTCGCTTCGTCGTGCTCGAGAAGGGGCGCCGCTACGACGGACAGCCGGGAACGCCCGAGTATCGCGTCATGGAATTCGAGCGTTACGAGGTGCAGGTGGAACAGAAGCCGGCAGTGACCCAGCCCTCGCGCGTGCGGGCGCTGCCGACGGCGGTCCTGCTCGCCCAGGGCGACGCGCGCAGCATGGGTGAGCTGCTCGGACGTATTGGCGTGCCGCTCTCGGCCCTCCTGCTGGCCCTGCTTGCGATTCCGCTCTCCTTCGTCAATCCGCGCGCGGGGCGCGGGAACAACCTGCTGATCGCCCTGCTGACCTACCTGCTGTACAGCAACGCGGTGTCGGTGTTCCAGAGCTGGGTTGCGCAGGGTAAGTTCGGGTTCGCGGTGGGGCTGTTGCTGCCTCATGTGATCGTGCTGTGCTTGCTGGCCGTGCTGTTCTACAAGCGCCTGGCGGTGTCGCCGTTCTGGCGGACGAGGGCATGA